A genomic segment from Pediococcus acidilactici encodes:
- a CDS encoding DUF1056 family protein: protein MIFRQFFATVWRYFDVLCFILGIIAGVYAAFLFGKAQGVLAIAVALFLVGWLSEVVTAGQKGGD, encoded by the coding sequence ATGATTTTTAGACAATTTTTTGCAACTGTATGGCGTTACTTTGACGTGTTGTGTTTTATTCTAGGCATAATTGCTGGAGTATATGCAGCCTTTTTATTTGGAAAAGCTCAAGGCGTTTTAGCAATTGCTGTAGCTTTATTTTTGGTTGGCTGGCTTTCGGAAGTCGTAACAGCTGGCCAAAAAGGAGGTGATTAA
- a CDS encoding terminase large subunit — protein MKIDLTQTHDVIGAYQALDCSALRQQYTDPGTKYAFDVLDEKVTTGYLIKLAAFRHIRDLQRQGSVEFPFTYSVKKVDQVLKFAAICPNVDTGEPTKLMLWQKFIMAMLIGWRNDDGGKRFSRAIVSVARGQGKTYLMAIITAYSFLIESLGLSNQDYLVSSINYKQTSKILGYIKSMLAKIATIEPFKSLIADSGLDTRTLSSQSDQVVMSSNNNKLRAISHEAGQYDSFHFTTAIFDEIGEIKTRQKISKIVSGQVKVRNKQFIQISTAYPDPTVPFHDDERMIQQAMEQDYLRDADTYLGLIWSQDNLNETYKPDMWVKSNPLLDLPNQREVLLNGLTDKRDSDALSGTLNDFQNKNLNLWLEQSVDSFLKLPDVEKAIVPSFSFDDRQVYIGFDYSMFSDNTALAFVFPYRDNNGKPRWFIYQHSFIPWQKAGSIEAKEKQDGINYRDLAKKGFCTITSHPQGLINDEQVYQWLLNFVEQHRLEVVFFGYDSFGLTPTIKQLELNSGWPLQAIRQRTSELKDPTKFLQTMFVEGSVDRLDDRIMEKALLNAEIYEDKIGIQVDKAKATLKIDVVDALIDALFQAMYHFEDFSDVNNPDKQVERMNEKQVLEWFNNPESGLLGDDIDDF, from the coding sequence ATGAAGATTGATTTAACCCAAACACATGATGTTATTGGAGCTTATCAAGCATTAGACTGCTCAGCGCTTCGTCAGCAATACACTGACCCAGGTACAAAGTATGCTTTTGATGTTCTCGATGAGAAGGTGACTACTGGCTATCTGATTAAGTTAGCGGCTTTTCGCCATATTCGAGACTTGCAACGACAAGGTAGCGTTGAATTTCCATTTACTTATTCGGTTAAGAAAGTAGACCAAGTGCTTAAATTCGCTGCCATCTGTCCGAACGTTGATACGGGCGAACCAACTAAGCTTATGCTGTGGCAGAAATTTATTATGGCGATGCTAATTGGCTGGCGCAATGATGACGGTGGCAAGCGTTTTTCACGGGCTATCGTTTCAGTTGCACGTGGCCAAGGTAAAACTTACCTCATGGCGATTATTACCGCTTACAGTTTTTTAATTGAATCATTGGGACTATCTAACCAAGACTATTTAGTTTCATCAATTAATTACAAACAAACGAGCAAGATTCTGGGCTACATTAAATCGATGCTAGCCAAGATTGCAACGATTGAACCATTTAAGTCGTTGATTGCTGATAGTGGGCTAGATACTCGTACATTATCGTCTCAATCTGATCAAGTTGTTATGAGTAGCAATAACAATAAACTGCGAGCAATCAGTCATGAAGCCGGCCAGTACGATAGTTTCCACTTTACAACGGCGATTTTTGATGAAATTGGTGAAATTAAGACACGACAAAAGATTTCTAAGATTGTGTCAGGCCAAGTTAAGGTACGTAATAAGCAATTTATTCAAATTTCAACGGCGTATCCTGATCCCACTGTTCCGTTTCACGATGATGAGCGTATGATTCAGCAAGCTATGGAACAAGATTATTTGCGCGATGCTGATACATATTTGGGACTTATTTGGTCGCAGGATAATCTGAATGAAACTTACAAGCCCGATATGTGGGTAAAAAGTAATCCCTTGCTAGATTTACCGAACCAACGTGAAGTGTTACTGAACGGCTTGACCGATAAGCGTGATTCTGACGCTTTGTCAGGCACACTCAACGATTTCCAAAATAAAAACCTTAACTTGTGGTTAGAACAATCAGTGGACAGCTTTCTGAAACTGCCTGACGTTGAAAAAGCCATTGTGCCATCGTTTAGTTTCGATGATCGCCAAGTTTATATTGGCTTTGATTACTCGATGTTTAGTGATAACACGGCACTGGCATTTGTATTTCCTTATCGTGATAATAATGGCAAGCCACGATGGTTTATTTATCAGCACAGCTTTATTCCTTGGCAGAAAGCCGGTTCAATTGAAGCTAAAGAAAAGCAAGACGGTATTAATTATCGTGACTTAGCTAAAAAAGGATTTTGCACAATTACTAGTCATCCCCAAGGGCTAATTAATGACGAGCAAGTTTATCAGTGGTTACTTAACTTTGTTGAGCAGCATCGACTGGAAGTTGTTTTCTTTGGCTATGATTCGTTTGGGCTAACACCTACAATCAAGCAACTGGAATTAAATTCTGGGTGGCCATTGCAAGCCATTCGGCAGCGGACTAGTGAATTGAAAGATCCAACTAAGTTCCTGCAGACGATGTTTGTTGAAGGGTCGGTAGATCGCTTGGATGATCGGATTATGGAAAAGGCATTGCTAAATGCTGAAATTTATGAAGACAAAATTGGCATTCAAGTCGATAAAGCTAAGGCTACGTTGAAGATTGATGTGGTCGACGCGTTAATTGATGCCTTATTCCAAGCCATGTATCACTTTGAAGACTTCTCAGACGTAAACAATCCGGATAAACAGGTCGAACGTATGAACGAAAAACAAGTTCTTGAATGGTTTAATAACCCGGAATCGGGATTGCTAGGAGATGATATTGATGATTTTTAG
- a CDS encoding RusA family crossover junction endodeoxyribonuclease, which translates to MIKLVIDGEPVAASRPRVTRKGWAYIAPKYKAYKDRAHLIVRNQYKGEPLMGALKVKTTFYRSVQKSVSKAERNRRLSNEHRPIFKPDIDNLFKAVTDACTGVVWHDDNQIVSVEMEKMYAEEPRVEMEVEEL; encoded by the coding sequence GTGATCAAGCTAGTAATTGACGGCGAGCCAGTAGCCGCTAGTAGACCAAGGGTGACGCGGAAAGGCTGGGCGTACATTGCCCCGAAATACAAAGCTTATAAAGATAGAGCTCACTTAATTGTTAGAAATCAATACAAAGGCGAACCACTAATGGGCGCACTGAAAGTTAAGACTACGTTTTATCGCTCCGTTCAGAAAAGTGTGTCAAAAGCCGAACGTAACAGAAGACTTTCTAACGAGCATAGACCCATCTTTAAGCCCGACATAGATAACTTATTTAAAGCGGTGACAGACGCGTGCACAGGCGTTGTATGGCACGATGATAATCAGATTGTGAGCGTGGAGATGGAAAAGATGTATGCCGAAGAGCCTAGAGTTGAAATGGAGGTTGAAGAGTTATGA
- a CDS encoding ATP-binding protein → MAGLNFELLKHVKKTNEYCQIHPEQKLLMLANHEPFCPKCVEEKRRHKNNELVTIGALRNYKRGFYEVLKKDSIVDDEDLWQASFDNYEVEAGSEAEMNLKKAKRIVYRYMDRNYQANTIITGKPGVGKSHLAISMLKGVNENIKPNASCLFISINEMMRKIKDSFEHRDSYYTESRMVDLLSKVSLLVLDDLGSEASFRRESREASEYVQQVLFGVLNKRSRTIITTNLGSKELSEIYNPKLLSRMYKGVVKNDAVIKFEKTEDKRMAIF, encoded by the coding sequence ATGGCGGGGTTGAATTTTGAGTTACTAAAGCATGTGAAGAAAACAAATGAATACTGCCAAATTCATCCAGAACAAAAGTTATTAATGTTGGCTAACCATGAGCCTTTCTGTCCTAAATGCGTTGAGGAGAAGCGTAGACATAAAAATAACGAGTTAGTCACGATAGGTGCATTGCGGAACTACAAACGGGGCTTTTATGAAGTCCTAAAAAAGGACTCGATTGTTGATGATGAGGACTTGTGGCAAGCAAGTTTTGATAACTATGAGGTTGAAGCTGGTAGTGAAGCGGAAATGAACCTGAAAAAGGCTAAGCGAATCGTATACAGGTACATGGATCGCAACTACCAGGCTAACACAATCATTACTGGTAAGCCGGGGGTCGGTAAGTCGCACTTAGCAATTTCGATGCTAAAAGGGGTCAATGAAAACATCAAGCCTAACGCTTCCTGCTTGTTCATTTCGATAAACGAGATGATGCGGAAAATTAAGGATTCGTTCGAGCATCGGGATAGCTACTACACTGAATCTCGCATGGTGGACTTGCTCAGTAAGGTTAGCTTGCTTGTATTGGACGATTTGGGCAGTGAGGCGTCGTTTAGGCGCGAATCAAGAGAAGCGAGTGAATATGTACAGCAGGTGCTGTTTGGTGTCTTAAACAAGCGGAGCCGGACAATTATCACTACTAATTTGGGCAGTAAAGAACTATCGGAAATATATAACCCAAAATTATTAAGTCGGATGTACAAAGGTGTCGTTAAGAACGACGCGGTTATCAAATTTGAAAAGACAGAAGATAAAAGGATGGCGATTTTCTAA
- a CDS encoding conserved phage C-terminal domain-containing protein — translation MQTLLINEPPLQVLPSLAKKLNSVDKAIILQQMHYWLMKSTNVKEGHRWIYNSATKWHEQFPWLSEKTIQRYLKDLEKKKILITGNYNKAKFDRTKWYRIDYDALDNLGSALGLTVPTIGTDNPNGMGLGVPTNTNRLPETTTETNNNTSDKSDNIQYKQIIDYLNEKAGKHFRNVESNKKLIRARWHEGYRLDDFKKVIDNKVLDANDANSFFTAKYLQPSTLFGNKFDQYLNQQIKPKAEKGTQSYGGVEF, via the coding sequence ATGCAAACATTGCTAATTAATGAGCCACCCCTGCAAGTTTTACCATCACTAGCTAAAAAACTAAACAGTGTTGATAAGGCTATTATACTTCAACAAATGCACTACTGGCTTATGAAATCCACAAATGTTAAAGAAGGGCATCGTTGGATTTATAACAGTGCTACTAAGTGGCATGAACAGTTTCCGTGGCTATCGGAAAAAACAATCCAGCGTTACTTAAAAGACCTAGAAAAAAAGAAAATATTAATTACTGGGAACTATAACAAAGCAAAATTTGACCGAACAAAGTGGTACAGAATCGATTATGACGCATTGGACAATTTGGGGTCAGCATTGGGACTGACAGTACCAACGATAGGGACTGACAATCCCAATGGAATGGGACTGGGAGTACCAACCAATACCAATAGACTACCAGAGACTACTACAGAGACTAACAATAATACGTCGGACAAGTCCGACAATATCCAATACAAACAAATAATCGACTATCTAAATGAAAAAGCTGGTAAGCATTTTAGAAACGTCGAATCTAACAAGAAACTGATTCGTGCTAGATGGCATGAAGGTTATCGCTTAGACGATTTTAAGAAGGTAATTGATAACAAGGTACTAGACGCAAACGATGCTAACTCATTCTTTACAGCTAAATATTTACAGCCAAGCACTTTATTTGGAAACAAGTTCGATCAGTATTTAAACCAACAAATTAAACCAAAGGCAGAGAAAGGGACGCAATCTTATGGCGGGGTTGAATTTTGA
- a CDS encoding N-acetylmuramoyl-L-alanine amidase, whose amino-acid sequence MYVIKNTATNRYYRRLGGQAHQYVGIEDATPFRKWKRAKQKADILHAAISPIGEQVNFEVKQHNFYVLKNKHDKGYMNQISWTAPKEEAKLFAEKEAALKEAEEIAIGMAKVGIDVEFEPEEV is encoded by the coding sequence ATGTACGTAATTAAGAACACAGCAACTAATAGATATTATCGTAGGTTAGGAGGCCAAGCCCACCAATATGTGGGCATTGAAGATGCTACGCCGTTCAGAAAATGGAAACGGGCAAAACAGAAGGCGGACATTTTACATGCGGCTATTAGTCCGATCGGTGAGCAGGTCAACTTCGAAGTGAAGCAACACAATTTTTATGTGCTGAAAAACAAGCATGATAAAGGTTATATGAATCAAATCTCATGGACAGCACCGAAAGAAGAAGCTAAACTGTTTGCTGAAAAAGAAGCAGCGCTGAAGGAAGCCGAAGAAATTGCGATTGGCATGGCGAAGGTAGGCATTGATGTGGAATTTGAACCGGAGGAAGTCTAA
- a CDS encoding phage terminase small subunit P27 family: MKKVDKDVNGGKLSRTPPAYLGRQAKVVWRRLVPFLEDNTPVKRIDSGLVEQYASQYEIYRNAYKHIQENGEVQAIYKTLQDQTGKKIGRDFVGYKRNPMTQIYDSAVKNLTKLGAELGLSPKSRSDLLKLNLDDRKDERSVADRMKEFLGG, encoded by the coding sequence ATGAAAAAAGTGGATAAAGACGTCAACGGCGGGAAATTATCACGTACACCACCAGCTTACTTAGGCCGGCAAGCTAAGGTCGTTTGGCGTCGATTAGTGCCTTTTTTAGAAGACAATACCCCAGTTAAGCGCATTGATAGCGGGCTGGTAGAGCAATATGCTTCCCAATATGAGATTTATCGCAATGCGTATAAACACATTCAGGAAAACGGTGAAGTCCAAGCAATCTATAAGACGTTGCAAGATCAGACTGGTAAAAAAATCGGTCGAGACTTCGTGGGCTACAAGCGAAACCCGATGACACAAATTTACGATTCAGCAGTCAAGAATCTGACGAAGTTAGGCGCTGAATTGGGCTTGTCGCCAAAATCGCGCAGTGATTTACTCAAGTTAAACTTAGATGACCGCAAAGACGAGCGAAGCGTCGCTGATCGAATGAAAGAATTTCTGGGAGGGTAA
- a CDS encoding HNH endonuclease, with protein sequence MVTFPNHYCQQHYEHEAEYLASRQRWARSNDKQYTHKYNTITRYRNEDKRQQYNFYRTRQWSHLRQQVLERDHYLCAYCKVQGVITPAKTVDHVIPIEFDETLKANVDNLAVICGSCHHSKTEWEQAHYGTGQGNELKNVEPINDVSAIVVLMNEE encoded by the coding sequence ATGGTTACTTTCCCTAACCACTATTGCCAGCAACACTATGAGCATGAAGCTGAGTACCTAGCTAGTCGGCAACGTTGGGCACGCAGCAATGATAAACAATACACACACAAGTACAATACTATTACTCGCTATCGCAACGAAGACAAGCGTCAGCAATACAACTTCTATCGTACAAGGCAATGGTCACACCTAAGGCAACAAGTCTTGGAACGCGACCATTACTTGTGTGCTTACTGCAAAGTGCAAGGCGTTATCACACCTGCTAAAACGGTTGATCACGTTATACCGATTGAGTTTGACGAAACATTGAAAGCTAACGTTGATAACTTAGCCGTTATCTGTGGGAGTTGCCATCATTCTAAGACGGAATGGGAACAAGCACACTATGGCACAGGGCAAGGCAACGAGTTAAAAAATGTAGAACCGATTAATGATGTATCGGCAATCGTTGTGTTAATGAATGAGGAGTGA
- a CDS encoding ERF family protein, translated as MIQQNIDISPTPKLNQALYATQKILEQPQKNKQAHYGKYADLRAIDRAIRKAINTADSGISFSQGVIDDTNANGKVSHKIYTVIRHISGEEKIIYGDSFPDDSNMQKQGANETYAKRTSLCLAFGIVADDDDDGQGASLLEQYQRKEEETKVKVTAYLKDNIKKVDKNVSERVFAVLGKKDKTLDHLSYRQALILSGALMYELARENKMEE; from the coding sequence ATGATTCAGCAAAACATTGATATTTCACCAACACCAAAATTAAATCAAGCCTTGTACGCGACCCAGAAAATACTAGAACAGCCACAGAAAAATAAACAAGCTCACTATGGCAAATATGCCGATCTAAGAGCTATTGATAGAGCCATCCGAAAAGCTATTAACACAGCCGATTCAGGTATTAGCTTCTCACAAGGTGTCATCGATGATACTAACGCTAATGGCAAAGTATCGCACAAGATCTATACAGTTATTCGCCATATTAGCGGCGAGGAGAAAATCATCTATGGTGATTCATTCCCAGATGATTCTAATATGCAAAAACAAGGTGCGAATGAAACTTACGCTAAGCGGACTAGCTTGTGTCTAGCCTTCGGAATTGTTGCTGACGATGATGACGACGGTCAAGGTGCTTCATTGCTCGAACAGTATCAACGTAAGGAAGAGGAAACCAAAGTTAAGGTTACCGCTTATTTAAAAGACAACATCAAAAAAGTTGATAAAAACGTTTCGGAACGAGTTTTTGCGGTATTGGGTAAGAAAGATAAAACTCTCGATCATCTAAGCTATCGTCAAGCCTTGATTCTAAGTGGGGCACTGATGTACGAACTCGCCAGAGAGAACAAGATGGAGGAATAG
- a CDS encoding putative HNHc nuclease: MQRARAEQRGRDLVIHLDRPLNQDHLETVSGGQGEFYVDFEVADPRKVRVKQRRLFFALLHDIEAYFVVPSEFLKSMFYTQYEYYTAGKSISLSDHTESSVSDANQLLDLVIDFMFEWHVPFKKGYELIPREEQYFIYQCCRHRVCLVCGEYADIHHVDVVGRTNRNKIDHSKRHVLPLCRVHHGEIESITPAKFATKYHVPVNGIKLSIEDLKQLKIRGNYDEA, translated from the coding sequence ATGCAAAGAGCAAGAGCGGAACAACGAGGCAGAGATTTGGTAATTCATCTTGATAGACCACTGAATCAAGACCATTTGGAAACTGTTAGCGGTGGGCAAGGTGAGTTTTACGTTGATTTCGAAGTAGCAGACCCAAGAAAAGTAAGAGTAAAGCAACGAAGATTATTCTTCGCATTGCTCCATGACATTGAAGCTTACTTCGTAGTGCCGAGTGAATTTTTAAAATCGATGTTCTATACGCAGTACGAATATTACACGGCCGGTAAGTCTATCAGCTTATCAGACCACACAGAATCGTCTGTGAGTGATGCCAATCAATTGTTAGACCTAGTTATCGATTTCATGTTCGAGTGGCACGTTCCGTTTAAAAAAGGGTACGAGTTGATACCACGAGAAGAACAGTATTTTATCTACCAATGCTGTAGACATCGGGTCTGTCTCGTTTGTGGGGAATATGCTGATATTCATCACGTCGACGTGGTTGGACGAACGAACCGAAACAAGATTGACCATTCAAAACGGCATGTACTACCACTATGCAGAGTGCATCATGGCGAAATTGAAAGTATTACGCCAGCTAAGTTTGCCACTAAGTATCACGTGCCAGTAAACGGTATCAAATTGAGTATTGAAGATTTAAAGCAATTAAAAATAAGGGGGAATTACGATGAAGCTTAG
- the ssb gene encoding single-stranded DNA-binding protein: MINRTVLIGRLTKDVELRHTAKGDAVASFTVAVNRQFTNSQGEREADFINCVMWRKAAENFAKYTQKGSLVGIDGRIQTRSYENQQGQRVYVTEVVADNFSLLDSKPKGNQQNNARQASTPGDPFANGGQSIDISDDDLPF, from the coding sequence ATGATTAATCGAACAGTACTAATAGGACGCCTAACTAAAGATGTTGAGCTTCGCCACACGGCTAAAGGCGATGCGGTAGCTAGTTTTACCGTGGCAGTTAACCGACAGTTTACCAACTCACAGGGTGAACGCGAAGCGGATTTCATCAACTGTGTAATGTGGCGTAAGGCAGCAGAAAACTTTGCCAAGTACACACAAAAAGGTTCGTTGGTAGGCATTGACGGTCGAATTCAAACCCGTTCGTACGAAAACCAACAAGGACAACGAGTTTATGTAACTGAGGTTGTAGCTGATAACTTCTCGTTGCTAGATTCAAAACCAAAAGGCAACCAGCAAAATAACGCACGGCAAGCATCAACGCCGGGAGATCCATTCGCCAATGGCGGACAGTCAATTGATATTAGTGACGACGATTTACCGTTCTAG